The Cannabis sativa cultivar Pink pepper isolate KNU-18-1 chromosome 8, ASM2916894v1, whole genome shotgun sequence genomic interval TATTAACCATTGTCGCTTGGTTATGTAGTTGAGTGAGGGAACGATTTGCGAACAAAGATTAGGAATTTTGTCGTGAGTAGTCAACAAGGAGGAAGACAGATTGTATGGAGAGATGCCTTTAATGGTGAGTATGGAGAAAGCGAGAGAAAGAGATGAAAGCCCTTTGGGCAAAGGTTTAGGAATGGCGGCAACGAAGCTGCAAAGAGGAAGGGTTTAAGAGGTCAGGGCttttaagaaaagaaaatcaaaCGCAATCAACATGTTTAGAAATAGTAAGCAAGTGAAGGACCGATGTGCAAATACAAATAGTATGCAACGAAGCTTCAAAGAGGAAAAGAGTCAGGTCAGGGTTTCTACTAGAATCACCCTataatttattctttttttttttatgaaaatacaatatatataaacctTAAAAGTGCGAGCAGTTAAATTTGAGCTGAGTTGTGACCTAGCCCAATACGAACACACGGTTTATCTCTCTACTAGTTCTTAACAATGGTGCGGCCATATGCAGTGAaggggaagaagagaaagaagacaGTAGAGAAATatgacaaagaagaagaagaagacgatgCGCTAGAGTTAGAAGATGAACAACAAGAACCGGAAGcacaaaaagaagaagaagaagaagaacatggTGACTCAGTTGAACTTGAGGGAATCCCATTAGCCCCATCTACCCAAAAGCCAAAGGACCAGCCTGGGCTTATCTTTATTCTTGAGAAAGCTTCATTGGAAGTTGCAAAAGTGGGAAAGGTTATTGTTTTCTTGAGTCTAATATGTCTGTGTCAATCGGTTTAGATGTATCATGTTTTTATGCTATTTATTCTCATCCTTaactgttaatttttttttccagacTTACCAGCTTCTGAGCTCTGACGAGCATTCCCATTTCTTaatgaagaataaaaaaaatcctgGAGATTACAGACCTGATATTACTCATCAGGTTTGCCTAAAAATTTCTCCTTTATTTATGAGATATAGTAATATTGGGGGGTTTATGAGTATGATGTTTTCTGATTTTCTGGGTATTTGTGATTTTATCTTATCATAAATAGTTTCATCTGTTACCAATTTATAAATACTCTTTCTATTACAACTGAAATTAGCAATATTTGCAGTGTCTTGTAgttagaatttttattttcttcctTTTAATAATAATCTCCAACTTTGAAACCTGTAGGCTCTACTAATGATTTTAGATAGTCCACTTAATAAAGCTGGGAGATTGCGAGCAGTGTATGTGAGAACAGAGAAAGGTGTTCTTATTGAAGTTAAACCATATGTTCGGTTACCAAGAACTTTTAAAAGGTTCAGTGGTGTCATGTGTAAGTTTCTCTTAGCCGAAATTGGGTTTTACTTGTATTTGTTTGTGCCCTCATTTTGTGTCACCCTCTTAGATGTTTGTCAATTCTTGTCAAAAACTTGCAGTGCAACTCTTACAGAAACTTAGCATAACTGCTGGTGGTAAGCGCGAAAAACTTTTAAGGGTGATCAAGAATCCTGTCACCCAATATTTGCCTGTCGATTCTCGCAAAATAGGTGAGTTTTAAACTCAGACATACTTTCCAATTGTTTGAATGTTTgcttgttttttcttttattcttagTAGTTACAGTAATATGTTTGGATTGCAGGCCTATCATACAGTTCAAAGAAATTGGTGAGAATGCAAGACTATGTCACTACACTTAGCGATGATGCGAACCTTGTTTTCGTGGTATGTAAGAAAGTAGGCAAGTTCTATGTATATTTGTTTTTGTAGATGAACTTTCATttcttaataaatttaaatttcaggTTGGTGCGATGGCTCACGGGAAGGTTGAACCAGACTATGTTGAAGACCACGTAGCCGGTAAAACAAACATTAGC includes:
- the LOC115701331 gene encoding uncharacterized protein LOC115701331 — encoded protein: MVRPYAVKGKKRKKTVEKYDKEEEEDDALELEDEQQEPEAQKEEEEEEHGDSVELEGIPLAPSTQKPKDQPGLIFILEKASLEVAKVGKTYQLLSSDEHSHFLMKNKKNPGDYRPDITHQALLMILDSPLNKAGRLRAVYVRTEKGVLIEVKPYVRLPRTFKRFSGVMLQLLQKLSITAGGKREKLLRVIKNPVTQYLPVDSRKIGLSYSSKKLVRMQDYVTTLSDDANLVFVVGAMAHGKVEPDYVEDHVAVSGFPLSAAYCTTMICQALEKKWNIL